A portion of the Acidimicrobiales bacterium genome contains these proteins:
- a CDS encoding prepilin peptidase: MTYLLVGGCSVLGLAVGSFLNVVIHRVPRKESVVRPPSRCPGCGSSLAVRDNIPVVSWLLLRGRCRACREPISARYPLVEVITGVLFGATAARLGADWALPAFLVVVAGLIAISAVDLARFIVPNRILYPTLFLAAPLLLAAAAADGDWSGARTAAIGGVLGFGLLLIIHLVSPAGMGFGDVRLAGLIGMTVGWLSVGEVLVALFLAFLLAAVLGVGLILVGVKGRKDKVPFGPFLAGGAMLAIFFGAQILDWYSV, from the coding sequence GTGACCTACCTCCTCGTCGGGGGGTGCTCGGTCCTCGGTCTCGCCGTCGGGTCGTTCCTGAACGTCGTCATCCACCGGGTCCCCCGGAAGGAGTCCGTCGTCCGGCCACCCTCGCGCTGTCCCGGCTGCGGGTCGTCGCTCGCCGTCCGCGACAACATCCCGGTCGTGTCCTGGCTCCTCCTCCGTGGCCGGTGCCGCGCCTGTCGCGAGCCGATCTCGGCCCGGTACCCGTTGGTCGAGGTGATCACCGGTGTGCTCTTCGGCGCCACGGCGGCGCGCCTGGGCGCGGACTGGGCGCTCCCGGCCTTCCTGGTGGTGGTCGCCGGCCTCATCGCCATCTCGGCCGTCGACCTCGCGCGGTTCATCGTCCCCAACCGCATCCTGTACCCGACGTTGTTCCTGGCTGCGCCACTGCTCCTGGCGGCGGCCGCGGCCGACGGCGACTGGTCAGGGGCGCGGACGGCGGCGATCGGAGGCGTGCTCGGCTTCGGCCTCCTCCTCATCATCCACCTGGTCAGCCCGGCAGGGATGGGTTTCGGCGACGTGCGCCTGGCCGGCCTGATCGGGATGACGGTCGGGTGGTTGTCGGTGGGCGAGGTGCTGGTCGCGCTGTTCCTGGCCTTCCTGCTGGCCGCCGTCCTGGGGGTCGGGCTCATCCTCGTCGGCGTCAAGGGCCGCAAGGACAAGGTCCCCTTCGGGCCGTTCCTGGCCGGAGGAGCGATGCTCGCCATCTTCTTCGGGGCCCAGATCCTGGACTGGTACTCCGTCTGA
- the pilO gene encoding type 4a pilus biogenesis protein PilO, with translation MTRRNMLIAGAAAGLILVLWYLLLWSPRKADMAEAQDRREAAEARRDELAIRVARLRASQKDEPMKRAQVEALRTTIPDEPNLAAFILDTNDAAAKSGIDFISVAPSEPAAGAGPSGAIAVPTAAGAAHAPAGAFPAEIKLQLQITGGYFQVLDFLNRVSEMPRLVITDDLTINSDDKAKLTVGLTGRMFVRSVPVEFGGTAPAPTTAPPAASNVTNTPAASTPPPTATAAPAIPATTTSGARS, from the coding sequence GTGACCCGGCGCAACATGCTCATCGCCGGTGCCGCCGCCGGCCTCATCCTCGTCCTGTGGTACCTCCTGCTCTGGAGCCCGCGCAAGGCCGACATGGCCGAGGCGCAGGACCGACGTGAGGCCGCCGAGGCCAGGCGCGACGAGCTCGCCATCCGTGTCGCCCGCCTGCGGGCCTCGCAGAAGGACGAGCCGATGAAGCGGGCCCAGGTCGAGGCGCTGCGGACGACGATCCCGGACGAGCCGAACCTGGCCGCCTTCATCCTCGACACCAACGACGCCGCCGCCAAGTCGGGCATCGACTTCATCAGCGTGGCGCCGAGCGAGCCGGCGGCAGGCGCAGGTCCGTCCGGCGCCATTGCCGTGCCCACCGCCGCCGGTGCGGCGCATGCACCGGCCGGCGCCTTCCCTGCCGAGATCAAGTTGCAGCTGCAGATCACGGGTGGGTACTTCCAGGTGCTCGACTTCCTCAACAGGGTGTCGGAGATGCCCCGCCTGGTCATCACCGACGATCTCACGATCAACAGCGACGACAAGGCCAAGCTCACGGTCGGCCTCACCGGTCGCATGTTCGTTCGCAGCGTCCCCGTCGAGTTCGGCGGCACCGCACCGGCCCCGACGACGGCCCCGCCGGCGGCGTCCAACGTGACGAACACCCCGGCCGCGTCCACTCCTCCGCCCACGGCGACGGCGGCCCCCGCCATCCCCGCCACCACGACCTCTGGAGCCCGGTCATGA
- a CDS encoding type II 3-dehydroquinate dehydratase has protein sequence MTGPRVLLLSGPNLNLLGQREPEIYGTASLDDHVAAARAVAEECGIFLDHTQSNHEGELVEAVHAARGRCQAIVVNAGAFTHYAWSIADALSAFDGVVVELHLSNPNAREPWRSTSVIAPVSDGTIAGFGGLGYQLAILAVARMLEKENDD, from the coding sequence GTGACGGGCCCGCGCGTGCTGCTCCTCTCAGGGCCCAACCTCAACCTCCTCGGCCAGCGCGAGCCCGAGATCTACGGGACGGCGTCCCTCGACGACCACGTCGCCGCCGCCCGGGCGGTGGCCGAGGAGTGCGGCATCTTCCTCGACCACACCCAGTCCAACCACGAGGGCGAGCTGGTCGAGGCGGTCCACGCCGCCCGCGGCCGGTGCCAGGCCATCGTGGTGAACGCCGGCGCCTTCACCCACTACGCCTGGTCCATCGCCGACGCCCTGAGCGCCTTCGACGGCGTGGTGGTGGAGCTGCACCTGTCCAACCCCAACGCCCGCGAGCCGTGGCGGAGCACGTCGGTGATCGCACCGGTGAGCGACGGCACCATCGCCGGCTTCGGAGGCCTCGGGTACCAGCTGGCCATCCTGGCGGTGGCCCGCATGTTGGAGAAGGAGAACGACGACTGA
- the efp gene encoding elongation factor P: MSVSTNDLRNGMTLNLPEGLFAVVDFQHVKPGKGGAFVRTKLKNVRTGAVIDRTYRSDEKLEQALVDKREMQYLYRDGEQFVFMDNASYDQITVDPASLGGAERYLKEGDSAVLQMYGTEIVGVDLPAAVELTITSTEPGVQGDRVSGARKPATLETGVVVQVPLFVNEGERVRVDTRTGEYLTRVTG, from the coding sequence ATGAGCGTATCCACGAACGATCTGCGCAACGGCATGACCCTGAACCTCCCCGAGGGCCTCTTCGCCGTCGTCGACTTCCAGCACGTCAAGCCCGGCAAGGGCGGCGCATTCGTGCGCACCAAGCTGAAGAACGTCCGCACCGGCGCGGTGATCGATCGCACCTACCGGTCCGACGAGAAGCTCGAGCAGGCGCTGGTCGACAAGCGGGAGATGCAGTACCTCTACCGCGACGGCGAGCAGTTCGTCTTCATGGACAACGCCTCCTACGACCAGATCACCGTCGACCCGGCCTCTCTCGGCGGTGCCGAGCGCTACCTCAAGGAGGGTGACTCGGCCGTGCTGCAGATGTACGGCACCGAGATCGTCGGCGTCGACCTGCCTGCCGCCGTCGAGCTCACCATCACCTCCACCGAGCCCGGCGTGCAGGGCGACCGCGTCTCCGGCGCCCGCAAGCCCGCCACCCTCGAGACTGGCGTGGTGGTCCAGGTACCGCTGTTCGTCAACGAGGGTGAGCGCGTCCGCGTCGACACCCGTACCGGCGAGTACCTGACCCGCGTGACCGGTTGA
- a CDS encoding prepilin-type N-terminal cleavage/methylation domain-containing protein → MLDMLRKRQEDEEGFTLIELMVVVLIIAILIAIAIPTFLGARERAQDRAAQSNLRNAFTAEKVYYTDAQAYTVDSGAGAVHSIEPSLTYAADATPSVVGTVYIATATGTTTDDTVILGAKSASGKCFFLKDLATGATAGTKFGIQTTCTSAPSAATVALPKW, encoded by the coding sequence ACCCTCATCGAGCTCATGGTCGTGGTGCTGATCATCGCGATCCTCATCGCCATCGCCATCCCGACCTTCCTCGGCGCTCGTGAGCGCGCCCAGGACCGCGCCGCCCAGTCCAACCTGCGCAACGCGTTCACGGCCGAGAAGGTGTACTACACCGACGCTCAGGCCTACACGGTCGACTCCGGCGCCGGCGCCGTCCACTCCATCGAGCCCTCGCTGACCTACGCCGCCGACGCCACCCCGTCGGTCGTGGGCACGGTGTACATCGCCACGGCAACCGGCACCACCACCGACGACACCGTCATCCTCGGTGCCAAGAGCGCTTCGGGCAAGTGCTTCTTCCTGAAGGACCTGGCCACCGGCGCCACTGCCGGCACCAAGTTCGGCATCCAGACCACCTGCACCAGCGCCCCCTCGGCCGCCACGGTGGCCCTTCCCAAGTGGTAG
- a CDS encoding prepilin-type N-terminal cleavage/methylation domain-containing protein codes for MRRDDDGFTMIELAVTMLLLSIVSAMLYGFLNSTSSATARISLHTRAQRDAELAMRTITQDLRAASPITSAPCGSYANCIAFELQRASATGHDCEKTVIGYALASGTLRRSLTENTWSGSACTVTRSVTNLPLLVSVVNATVTPTVPMLVYYDNKGVLLDPATQATTLVKKPAQGGTATIKVNFVVQYKSDAPPLKLTGLAALRNSR; via the coding sequence ATGAGGCGCGACGACGACGGCTTCACCATGATCGAGCTGGCGGTCACCATGCTGCTCCTTTCGATCGTGTCGGCCATGCTGTACGGCTTCCTCAACAGCACGTCGAGCGCGACGGCGCGCATCAGCCTGCACACGCGAGCGCAGCGCGATGCCGAGCTGGCCATGCGGACCATCACCCAGGACCTCCGGGCGGCCAGCCCGATCACCAGCGCGCCGTGCGGCAGCTATGCCAACTGCATCGCCTTCGAGCTGCAGCGCGCCAGTGCGACGGGCCATGACTGCGAGAAGACGGTGATCGGCTACGCCCTGGCCAGCGGCACGCTCCGGCGAAGCCTGACCGAGAACACGTGGAGCGGCTCGGCGTGCACCGTCACCAGGTCCGTCACCAACCTTCCGCTCCTCGTATCCGTCGTGAACGCCACCGTCACACCGACCGTGCCGATGCTCGTCTACTACGACAACAAGGGTGTGCTTCTCGACCCGGCCACCCAGGCGACGACGCTCGTGAAGAAGCCGGCGCAGGGTGGGACGGCGACCATCAAGGTGAACTTCGTCGTGCAGTACAAGAGCGACGCACCGCCGCTGAAGCTGACCGGCCTGGCGGCCCTACGGAACAGCCGGTAG
- a CDS encoding O-antigen ligase family protein: MEERPGQLSCPPEASVESTTAAPPRTGLGLFAAVVAFLLPIAYSPTVNAPFWSVRVAVVLLVVAVGLPRLGTLLRSGDGAARCAAAFLAVAIIAALVARHPAASVFGPYGFGAGLLMVAAVVAAWAIGRSLDAVGRRDVATGILAGVLVNVVVALAQEAFDLRSADLSPFRGAYGLLGNPVHLGALLAGGTGLLAASFRGQPRRWALPAMAVGAALQLSGSRTGMLALSAVALASIWRWPRLLIATFSACLVAGFGGALLAGPLLPDHASSPTVVQKLEVASEGELYDRLENWRAGASAMSDRPLFGYGPGRLVEATSPRRTAKMATDDPETVFYDAHNLFAEYLVTTGPLGLLALVGLLVLARPTRGPLLWCALGILALHLMQPQSFGTTPIAFLALGAAAPPTRAGRGGRVALASTGVFAVVAVVGAGRLLVGDFLLDQANLDFSTAQGRRAAAYLSPWPESASKLGEIYFFRSATENVSVPKRQELEGRSVHWLAEAVRRDPARATSWNNLADVELALGRPHEARRAFAAALERNPWSTRALAALAAIALDDGDDSTADAFVTRAERVASPEAVQQLVQQRRRRT, encoded by the coding sequence TTGGAGGAGCGCCCAGGCCAACTGTCCTGCCCGCCGGAGGCGAGCGTCGAGAGCACGACCGCCGCCCCGCCCCGAACGGGTCTGGGCCTGTTCGCTGCGGTCGTCGCCTTCCTGCTTCCCATCGCCTACTCGCCGACGGTCAATGCCCCCTTCTGGAGCGTCCGTGTGGCCGTGGTCCTCCTGGTCGTCGCCGTCGGGCTGCCCCGCCTCGGCACCCTGCTCCGGAGCGGGGACGGAGCCGCCAGGTGTGCCGCCGCCTTCCTCGCCGTCGCGATCATCGCCGCTCTCGTCGCCCGCCACCCGGCCGCATCGGTGTTCGGTCCCTACGGCTTCGGCGCCGGACTGCTCATGGTCGCCGCCGTCGTGGCGGCATGGGCCATCGGCCGCTCGCTCGACGCCGTGGGCCGGCGAGACGTCGCCACCGGGATCCTCGCCGGGGTGCTCGTCAACGTGGTGGTGGCGCTGGCCCAAGAAGCGTTCGACCTCCGCTCGGCCGACCTGAGTCCCTTTCGCGGCGCCTACGGGCTGCTCGGCAACCCCGTGCACCTCGGCGCCCTCCTCGCCGGTGGCACCGGTCTCCTTGCCGCGTCCTTCCGGGGCCAGCCGCGTCGATGGGCCTTGCCCGCCATGGCCGTCGGGGCGGCACTACAGCTGTCCGGGAGCCGCACCGGCATGCTGGCCCTTTCTGCAGTCGCCTTGGCGTCGATCTGGCGGTGGCCGCGGCTGCTGATCGCGACCTTCAGCGCGTGTCTGGTCGCCGGGTTCGGAGGCGCCCTCCTGGCCGGCCCGCTGCTGCCCGACCACGCCAGCTCCCCCACGGTGGTGCAGAAGCTCGAGGTGGCGAGCGAAGGCGAGCTGTACGACCGCCTCGAGAACTGGCGCGCCGGTGCCTCGGCCATGTCCGACCGTCCCTTGTTCGGCTACGGCCCGGGCCGGCTCGTCGAGGCGACCAGCCCCAGGCGAACGGCGAAGATGGCCACGGACGACCCGGAGACCGTCTTCTACGACGCCCACAACCTCTTCGCCGAATACCTGGTCACCACGGGCCCCCTCGGCCTGCTCGCCCTGGTCGGGTTGCTCGTGCTGGCTCGGCCGACGAGGGGCCCACTCCTGTGGTGCGCGCTAGGGATCCTCGCCCTGCATCTCATGCAACCGCAGTCGTTCGGCACCACGCCCATCGCGTTTCTCGCCCTCGGGGCTGCGGCCCCACCGACAAGAGCGGGGCGGGGCGGCCGGGTCGCGCTCGCGTCGACAGGAGTATTCGCGGTCGTGGCTGTGGTCGGCGCCGGGCGGTTGCTGGTCGGCGATTTCCTGCTCGACCAGGCCAACCTCGACTTCTCCACGGCCCAGGGACGACGCGCCGCCGCCTACCTGTCGCCGTGGCCGGAGTCGGCCTCCAAGCTCGGGGAGATCTACTTCTTCCGCTCGGCCACGGAGAACGTGAGCGTGCCGAAGCGCCAGGAGTTGGAAGGGCGGTCCGTGCATTGGCTGGCCGAGGCGGTTCGTCGCGATCCGGCCAGGGCCACCAGCTGGAACAACCTGGCCGACGTCGAGCTGGCACTCGGCCGGCCGCACGAGGCGCGACGTGCATTCGCGGCGGCGCTGGAACGCAATCCGTGGTCGACGCGCGCCCTCGCCGCCCTTGCCGCCATCGCGTTGGACGACGGCGACGACTCCACTGCCGACGCGTTCGTGACGCGGGCCGAGCGGGTCGCCAGTCCCGAGGCCGTCCAGCAGCTCGTCCAGCAACGCCGGCGCCGAACATGA
- a CDS encoding aminopeptidase P family protein, with protein MTTVSLPPHPPMDVAGRLPRLRERMGAAGCEAVLVTTLANIRYLTGFSGSAGLLLVLPDELVLSTDGRYQFQSAEQLAAAGVEARIEVGNGSAQREALAAAAGAVPRLGLEAANVTWARQRSFAAEWFPSSELVPTEGLVEELRRVKDDGEVARMAAAAGIADDALAAVKPMLADGISEADLALALDSEMRRLGASGCSFDTIVASGPNGAKPHARPSPRSIEEGELVVLDFGAIVDGYCSDMTRTVCVGPPRSPTLSRMVEVVAASQQAGVEAVRAGQAAADIDRVCRQVIADAGWADAFLHSTGHGVGLDIHEAPFVSATSSDTLAAGYVVTVEPGVYLPDHGGVRIEDTVVVTDDGCRTLTLAPKDLVVP; from the coding sequence ATGACGACGGTATCGCTGCCCCCCCACCCCCCGATGGACGTGGCCGGCCGGCTGCCCCGCCTGCGCGAGCGCATGGGAGCGGCCGGGTGCGAGGCGGTGCTGGTCACCACCCTCGCCAACATCCGGTACCTCACCGGCTTCAGCGGGTCGGCCGGTCTGCTCCTCGTCCTGCCCGACGAGCTGGTCCTGAGCACCGACGGGCGCTACCAGTTCCAGTCGGCCGAGCAGCTGGCGGCCGCCGGTGTCGAAGCCCGTATCGAGGTCGGCAACGGGAGCGCCCAGCGCGAGGCGCTCGCCGCGGCCGCCGGGGCGGTGCCGAGGCTCGGGCTGGAAGCGGCCAACGTCACGTGGGCGCGCCAGCGCTCCTTCGCCGCCGAGTGGTTCCCCTCCTCCGAGCTCGTCCCCACCGAGGGCCTGGTCGAGGAGCTGCGCCGGGTGAAGGACGACGGCGAGGTGGCGCGGATGGCCGCCGCCGCCGGCATCGCCGACGACGCGCTGGCGGCGGTGAAGCCGATGCTGGCGGACGGCATCAGCGAGGCCGACCTCGCCCTCGCCCTCGACTCGGAGATGCGCCGCCTGGGAGCCAGCGGATGCTCGTTCGACACCATCGTGGCGTCGGGCCCCAACGGGGCCAAGCCCCACGCCCGACCCTCGCCGCGCAGCATCGAGGAGGGCGAGCTGGTCGTGCTCGACTTCGGCGCCATCGTCGACGGGTACTGCTCCGACATGACGCGGACGGTCTGCGTCGGGCCGCCGCGGTCGCCGACGCTGTCGCGGATGGTGGAGGTGGTGGCTGCCAGCCAACAGGCGGGGGTCGAGGCCGTCCGGGCCGGGCAGGCCGCGGCCGACATCGACCGCGTCTGCCGTCAGGTCATCGCCGATGCCGGATGGGCGGACGCCTTCCTCCACTCGACCGGCCACGGGGTCGGGCTCGACATCCACGAAGCCCCCTTCGTGTCGGCCACGTCCTCCGACACGCTGGCCGCCGGGTACGTCGTCACGGTGGAGCCGGGCGTCTACCTCCCCGATCACGGCGGCGTACGCATCGAGGACACGGTCGTCGTCACCGACGACGGGTGCCGCACGCTGACGCTGGCGCCCAAGGACCTCGTCGTCCCGTGA
- a CDS encoding 3-dehydroquinate synthase family protein: MIRVPVELGDRSYDVVVGAGARHDLAKVIPAGARRAAVVTQDAIPVQVEPGVDAERFVIGPGEAAKTLATIEDLCRQFARFGLTRHDVVVAVGGGVVTDAAGFAAAVYHRGVTVVHVPTTLLGQVDAAIGGKTGVNLPEGKNLVGAFWQPGAVLCDTEVLETLPPREYRSGCGEMAKYHFLERGDEALEDLPLAERVARCVEIKASFVTADERETSDGDQAGGRARACLNYGHTLGHGLETACGYDLRHGEAVAIGLVFAARLSARLGRIDAERVRRHDRVVDGYGLPRTLPAGAEIGALMDLMRRDKKSRGALSFVLDGPRGVEPVHDVAAADVVAALEEIAG; the protein is encoded by the coding sequence ATGATCCGCGTTCCGGTGGAACTCGGCGACCGCTCGTACGACGTGGTGGTGGGGGCCGGTGCCCGCCACGACCTGGCCAAGGTGATCCCCGCCGGCGCGCGGCGGGCGGCGGTGGTGACCCAGGACGCCATCCCCGTCCAGGTGGAGCCGGGGGTCGACGCGGAGCGTTTCGTGATCGGCCCGGGCGAGGCGGCGAAGACGCTGGCAACGATCGAGGACCTCTGCCGGCAGTTCGCCCGCTTCGGGCTGACCCGGCACGACGTGGTGGTCGCCGTCGGCGGCGGTGTGGTCACCGACGCCGCCGGGTTCGCGGCCGCCGTCTACCACCGGGGCGTCACGGTCGTGCACGTGCCGACCACCCTGCTCGGCCAGGTCGACGCCGCCATCGGCGGCAAGACGGGCGTGAACCTGCCCGAGGGGAAGAACCTCGTCGGCGCGTTCTGGCAACCTGGGGCGGTGCTCTGCGACACGGAGGTGCTCGAGACCCTCCCTCCCCGCGAGTACCGCAGCGGGTGCGGCGAGATGGCGAAGTACCACTTCCTCGAGCGGGGCGACGAGGCACTCGAGGATCTCCCGCTCGCCGAACGGGTGGCCCGCTGCGTGGAGATCAAGGCGTCGTTCGTCACCGCCGACGAGCGGGAGACGAGCGACGGCGACCAGGCGGGCGGCCGGGCCCGGGCGTGCCTCAACTACGGGCACACGCTGGGCCACGGCCTGGAGACGGCCTGCGGCTACGACCTCCGCCACGGGGAGGCGGTGGCCATCGGACTCGTGTTCGCGGCCCGCCTATCCGCCCGCCTGGGCCGCATCGACGCCGAGCGGGTCCGCCGTCACGACCGTGTGGTGGACGGCTACGGGTTGCCGCGCACGCTGCCGGCGGGCGCCGAGATCGGAGCGCTGATGGACCTGATGCGGCGCGACAAGAAGTCGCGCGGGGCGTTGAGCTTCGTCCTGGACGGGCCCCGTGGCGTCGAACCCGTGCACGACGTGGCCGCCGCCGACGTGGTGGCCGCGCTGGAGGAGATCGCCGGGTGA
- a CDS encoding shikimate kinase: MPRRILLVGMMGVGKSTVGLALARRLGWVYLDSDEQVMLRTGRTVPELFAEQGEAAFRAEERRALEDAVATAEPAVVSVAGGAVLDPDNRARIRAGGTVVWLRAAVDTLAGRVGTGMGRPLLGDDPAGALARLYEQRRPLYADLADLVVDVDEVTPQAVVERIVEAVG, encoded by the coding sequence GTGCCTAGGAGGATCCTGCTGGTCGGGATGATGGGCGTGGGCAAGTCCACTGTGGGACTGGCCCTCGCCCGCCGCCTGGGCTGGGTGTACCTCGACAGCGACGAGCAGGTGATGCTCCGGACCGGGCGGACCGTGCCCGAGCTGTTCGCCGAGCAGGGGGAGGCGGCCTTCCGCGCCGAGGAGCGGCGAGCCCTGGAGGACGCCGTGGCCACTGCAGAGCCGGCCGTCGTGTCGGTGGCCGGCGGCGCCGTGCTCGACCCCGACAACCGGGCCCGCATCCGCGCCGGGGGCACGGTGGTGTGGCTGCGGGCCGCCGTCGACACCCTGGCCGGTCGAGTGGGCACGGGAATGGGACGCCCGCTTCTCGGCGACGACCCGGCCGGCGCCCTCGCCCGCCTCTACGAGCAGCGCAGGCCGCTGTACGCCGACCTGGCCGATCTGGTCGTCGACGTCGACGAGGTGACGCCCCAGGCCGTGGTGGAGCGCATCGTCGAGGCGGTCGGATGA
- the pyrR gene encoding bifunctional pyr operon transcriptional regulator/uracil phosphoribosyltransferase PyrR, which yields MTADDVRRAVTRIAHEVLERNHGLAGVALVGLQTGGVPLAGRLAAELERIEGTAVPVGTLDATFYRDDIGLRPLIPEAVTDISFDLSGRTVVLVDDVLFTGRTVRAALNALNDYGRPRAVQLAVLVDRGHRELPIRPDYVGKNLPTARHELVDVSESGVALGTVVS from the coding sequence ATGACCGCAGACGACGTGCGCCGGGCCGTCACCCGCATCGCCCACGAGGTGCTCGAGCGCAACCACGGCCTCGCCGGCGTGGCCCTGGTGGGGCTGCAGACCGGCGGCGTGCCCCTGGCCGGGCGGTTGGCCGCCGAGCTCGAGCGCATCGAGGGCACGGCCGTCCCGGTCGGCACCCTCGACGCCACGTTCTACCGCGACGACATCGGCCTGCGCCCCCTCATCCCCGAGGCGGTCACCGACATCAGTTTCGATCTCTCGGGGCGCACCGTCGTGCTGGTCGACGACGTGCTGTTCACCGGCCGCACGGTGCGCGCCGCCCTCAACGCCCTGAACGACTACGGCCGGCCCCGCGCCGTGCAGCTCGCCGTGCTGGTGGACCGCGGCCACCGCGAGCTCCCCATCCGCCCGGACTACGTGGGGAAGAACCTTCCCACTGCGCGCCACGAGCTGGTCGACGTGAGCGAGTCGGGCGTGGCCCTCGGCACGGTCGTGTCGTGA
- the pilM gene encoding type IV pilus assembly protein PilM: MAARVVGLDLGSYGVRAVELTVGNGRPTLERFAQVTLPPGAVRDGEVVDPGAVSASIRRLWSEGGFKSKRVAIGVANQRVIVRLAEMPTMTDSDLQASLQYEAQELIPIPVDDAILDFQILDDAITPHDGDPRMRVLLAAAQRDMVRNHLAAAEAAGLRTDVVDVVPFAMVRALSVSANPFEFDGGAEAIVCIGGGVTNVVVHEQGVPRFVRVLLVGGDDVTDAIARELDVPVDQAEALKRQADITSLDPGVARAGQVVRDRLAPLVEEVRGSLDYYLAQSQSSTIDRILVTGGGSRMPGLMERLQGQLGANVEPARPLAGLQIGKNVGLSDRELSDIESLLTVPIGLALAGESQKGLRRINLVPREVAVGREQRRQVVLAGAGVAVLATLLVGAWGARGGQLSDERHRADTTELQAQALEHEVGTLGDTIALDKELTERRSQVTSVLANDVAWTKLFNEVATVLPSDVWLTTFTGSHAGELTFSAKGFDQTSTARWLQRMADIKSLSGLWVPTSTKEGTGPLSTVTFTSDANLTPAAISNRAQRYLEEKP, encoded by the coding sequence ATGGCTGCACGTGTGGTCGGGCTCGATCTCGGCAGCTACGGCGTGCGGGCGGTCGAGCTGACGGTGGGCAACGGGCGCCCGACGCTCGAGCGCTTCGCCCAGGTCACCCTGCCGCCCGGCGCGGTACGCGACGGCGAGGTGGTGGATCCCGGGGCCGTCTCGGCGTCGATCCGGCGCCTGTGGAGCGAGGGTGGCTTCAAGTCCAAGCGGGTCGCCATCGGCGTGGCCAACCAGCGGGTGATCGTCCGCCTGGCCGAGATGCCCACGATGACGGACTCCGATCTCCAGGCCTCCCTGCAGTACGAGGCCCAGGAGCTCATCCCGATCCCGGTGGACGACGCGATCCTGGACTTCCAGATCCTCGACGACGCCATCACCCCCCACGACGGTGACCCGCGCATGCGGGTGCTGCTCGCCGCCGCCCAGCGCGACATGGTGCGCAACCACCTGGCCGCAGCCGAGGCCGCCGGCCTGCGCACCGACGTGGTCGACGTCGTGCCCTTCGCCATGGTGCGTGCCCTGTCCGTGTCGGCCAACCCCTTCGAGTTCGACGGCGGGGCCGAGGCCATCGTCTGCATCGGTGGGGGCGTCACCAACGTCGTCGTGCACGAGCAGGGCGTCCCCCGCTTCGTGCGCGTCCTCCTCGTCGGCGGCGACGACGTCACCGACGCCATCGCCCGCGAGCTCGACGTTCCCGTCGACCAGGCCGAGGCGCTGAAGCGGCAGGCGGACATCACCTCGCTCGATCCGGGTGTGGCCCGGGCCGGCCAGGTCGTCCGCGACCGCCTCGCTCCGCTCGTGGAGGAGGTCCGGGGCTCGCTCGACTACTACCTGGCCCAGTCGCAGTCGTCGACCATCGACCGCATCCTCGTCACCGGCGGCGGGAGCCGCATGCCCGGGCTCATGGAGCGGCTCCAGGGCCAGCTCGGCGCCAACGTCGAGCCCGCTCGCCCCCTCGCCGGCCTCCAGATCGGCAAGAACGTCGGCCTGAGCGACCGGGAGCTGTCGGACATCGAGTCCCTGCTCACGGTGCCGATCGGCCTGGCCCTGGCCGGCGAGTCCCAGAAGGGGCTTCGCCGCATCAACCTGGTCCCTCGCGAGGTCGCCGTGGGTCGCGAGCAGCGGCGCCAGGTCGTCCTGGCCGGTGCCGGTGTCGCCGTGCTGGCCACGCTCCTCGTCGGGGCATGGGGTGCACGCGGCGGCCAGCTGTCCGACGAGCGCCACCGGGCCGACACGACCGAGCTCCAGGCACAGGCCCTCGAGCACGAGGTCGGGACGCTCGGCGACACGATCGCATTGGACAAAGAGCTGACCGAGCGCCGCAGCCAGGTGACCTCGGTTCTGGCCAACGACGTCGCCTGGACCAAGCTCTTCAACGAGGTGGCGACGGTGCTGCCGAGTGACGTCTGGCTCACCACCTTCACCGGGAGCCACGCGGGTGAGCTGACCTTCTCGGCCAAGGGCTTCGACCAGACGTCGACGGCACGGTGGCTCCAGCGGATGGCCGACATCAAGTCCCTGTCCGGGCTGTGGGTGCCGACCTCGACCAAGGAAGGCACCGGTCCCCTCTCGACGGTGACGTTCACCTCGGATGCCAATCTGACTCCCGCTGCCATCTCGAACAGGGCGCAGCGCTACCTGGAGGAGAAGCCGTGA
- the nusB gene encoding transcription antitermination factor NusB, with product MSVGSRRESRERALSLLYEAEAKELTPSALLAELPVTPEEFVVDLVRGVGAHQPQIDALITRFAVDWTIDRMPAVDRHLLRLAVYELLERPDVPLGAVISEAVELAK from the coding sequence ATGAGCGTCGGGTCCCGCCGGGAGAGCAGGGAACGGGCCCTCTCGTTGCTGTACGAGGCGGAGGCGAAGGAGCTGACACCGTCGGCCCTCCTGGCCGAGCTCCCGGTCACGCCCGAGGAGTTCGTCGTGGACCTCGTGCGCGGCGTCGGGGCGCACCAACCGCAGATCGATGCGCTCATCACCCGGTTCGCCGTCGACTGGACGATCGACCGGATGCCGGCCGTCGACCGCCACCTGCTGCGCCTGGCCGTCTACGAGCTTCTCGAGCGTCCCGACGTGCCCCTGGGCGCCGTCATCTCCGAGGCCGTGGAGCTGGCCAAGTAG